One genomic window of Gracilinema caldarium DSM 7334 includes the following:
- a CDS encoding argininosuccinate synthase: protein MKKKIVLAYSGGLDTTVIIPWLKENYDCDIIAVCVDVGQEADWETIKQRALTTGASACYVADVKKEYVENYVWPALKAGAVYEDKYLLGTSTARPLIAKVLVEYARKEKAVAIAHGATGKGNDQVRFDLGIMAFAPDLEIIAPWRTWDIKSREEEIEYLEKRGIPVPMKKSDSYSRDDNLWHISHEGLELEDPANEPNLERMLKMTVPPEKAPDKAEYVEIEFEQGIPVAVNGKRMDGVSLIKTLNKIGGAHGVGIVDLVENRVVGMKSRGVYETPGGAILYYAHQELEHLCLDRQTYAFKQMVSQKMAEVIYGGLWFTPLREALSAFVDSTQRTVSGKVRLKLYKGSISAAGSTSPYSLYNTSIASFTTGELYNHADAKGFIRLYGLPVLVRALMEQGFVKGTQHIDGTEAKSSGVAG from the coding sequence ATGAAAAAGAAGATTGTGTTAGCCTATTCTGGCGGTCTGGATACGACGGTTATTATTCCCTGGCTCAAAGAAAACTATGACTGTGACATTATAGCGGTCTGCGTGGATGTGGGGCAGGAAGCGGATTGGGAAACCATTAAACAGCGAGCCCTGACTACCGGTGCGTCAGCATGCTATGTGGCGGATGTAAAAAAGGAATATGTAGAGAACTATGTGTGGCCCGCCCTTAAGGCCGGGGCTGTATACGAAGATAAATACCTCTTGGGTACCAGCACCGCCCGGCCCCTCATTGCCAAGGTCCTCGTGGAATATGCCCGGAAGGAAAAGGCTGTCGCCATAGCCCATGGTGCTACCGGCAAGGGAAACGACCAGGTCCGTTTTGACCTGGGTATTATGGCCTTTGCTCCGGACCTGGAAATCATCGCCCCCTGGCGGACCTGGGACATTAAAAGCCGGGAAGAGGAAATTGAATACCTGGAAAAACGGGGCATCCCGGTTCCCATGAAAAAGAGCGATTCCTACAGCCGGGACGACAACCTGTGGCATATTTCCCACGAAGGACTCGAGTTGGAGGACCCCGCCAACGAGCCCAACCTGGAGCGGATGCTTAAGATGACCGTTCCCCCTGAAAAGGCTCCTGACAAGGCCGAATATGTGGAAATAGAATTTGAACAGGGTATTCCGGTTGCGGTAAATGGCAAGCGGATGGATGGGGTAAGCCTCATTAAAACCCTGAACAAGATTGGCGGTGCCCATGGGGTTGGTATCGTGGACCTGGTGGAAAACCGGGTGGTCGGCATGAAGAGCCGGGGCGTCTACGAAACCCCCGGCGGGGCCATCCTTTATTATGCCCACCAGGAACTGGAACACCTCTGTCTGGACCGGCAGACCTATGCCTTTAAGCAGATGGTAAGCCAGAAGATGGCCGAAGTTATCTACGGCGGCCTCTGGTTTACCCCCTTGCGGGAAGCCCTCAGTGCTTTTGTCGATTCCACCCAGCGGACCGTAAGCGGCAAGGTGCGGCTTAAGCTGTATAAGGGCTCCATCAGCGCCGCGGGCAGCACATCCCCCTATTCCCTCTATAATACGAGCATCGCCAGCTTCACCACCGGCGAGCTGTACAACCATGCCGACGCCAAGGGCTTTATCCGCCTGTACGGCCTTCCTGTGCTGGTCCGTGCCCTGATGGAACAAGGTTTTGTTAAGGGAACCCAGCATATTGATGGAACTGAAGCGAAGTCTTCAGGCGTAGCGGGGTAG
- the argH gene encoding argininosuccinate lyase: MAQVLWSGRLEEKPDAEALAFESSIAVDSRLAQEDITGSRAHVAMLAKQGIIPAEAAQAIDTELGRISRELAEGKISIDQEAEDIHSFIEGLLTERLGDVGRMVHAGRSRNDQVAVDLRLYLKGVVPEIAEEIRATCQTLLDLAEQHLETLMPGYTHLQRAQPVSLAHHLVAWTAGLERDRGRFLDALTRLDECPLGSGALATSTLTLDRYETARGLGFPRPTVNSMDSVADRDFALELAGACAILATHLSRFCEDVVLWATEEFGFINLAEQWSTGSSIMPQKKNPDFAELIRGKTGRQIGNLVTLLTLLKGLPYAYDRDLQEDKEALFDALDTARATLRMFRPMMATAQFRKDRMEAACVGGFLEATDVAEYLVRKGLPFRKAHEVAAQVVRDCGAAGQRSIAERTLEELRSRSELFDADLYEVIRPGTALRNRSRSGGPAPEAVQAQIAELRRRLEK; the protein is encoded by the coding sequence ATGGCCCAGGTCTTGTGGTCCGGCAGGCTTGAGGAAAAACCCGATGCGGAAGCCCTTGCCTTTGAGTCTTCCATCGCAGTGGATAGCCGTCTTGCCCAGGAAGACATAACCGGAAGCCGTGCCCATGTGGCCATGCTGGCTAAGCAGGGTATCATCCCCGCCGAAGCCGCCCAGGCCATCGATACAGAACTGGGGCGGATTTCCCGGGAACTTGCCGAAGGAAAAATTTCCATCGACCAGGAGGCGGAGGATATTCATTCCTTTATCGAAGGGCTTCTCACGGAGCGGCTTGGCGACGTGGGCCGCATGGTCCATGCGGGCCGGAGCCGGAACGACCAGGTGGCGGTGGACCTGAGGCTCTACTTAAAGGGGGTTGTCCCCGAAATAGCCGAAGAAATCCGGGCCACCTGCCAAACCCTGCTGGACCTGGCGGAACAGCACCTGGAGACCCTGATGCCGGGCTATACCCATCTTCAGCGGGCCCAGCCGGTCAGTCTGGCCCATCACCTGGTGGCCTGGACTGCGGGACTCGAACGGGACCGCGGGCGCTTTTTGGATGCCCTCACCCGGCTTGATGAATGTCCCCTGGGTTCGGGGGCTTTAGCCACATCCACGCTGACCCTGGATCGGTATGAGACCGCCCGAGGCCTTGGCTTTCCGAGACCTACGGTCAATTCCATGGATTCGGTGGCTGACCGGGACTTCGCCCTGGAACTGGCCGGAGCCTGTGCCATACTGGCCACCCACTTGTCACGGTTTTGCGAAGATGTAGTCCTCTGGGCTACAGAAGAATTTGGGTTTATCAATCTAGCGGAACAGTGGAGTACCGGTTCTTCCATCATGCCCCAGAAAAAGAATCCCGACTTCGCCGAGCTTATCCGGGGCAAGACGGGTAGACAAATTGGCAATCTGGTGACCCTGCTTACCCTCTTAAAGGGACTTCCCTATGCCTATGACCGGGACCTGCAGGAAGATAAGGAAGCCCTCTTCGATGCCCTGGATACGGCCCGGGCTACCCTCAGAATGTTCCGTCCCATGATGGCCACCGCCCAATTCCGCAAGGATAGGATGGAAGCCGCCTGCGTCGGTGGCTTCCTGGAAGCCACCGATGTGGCCGAATACCTGGTGCGGAAGGGGCTCCCCTTCCGTAAAGCCCACGAGGTAGCCGCCCAGGTTGTGCGGGACTGCGGAGCCGCCGGACAACGGAGTATCGCAGAGCGGACCCTGGAGGAGCTGCGCAGCCGCTCTGAACTTTTTGATGCAGACCTCTACGAAGTGATACGTCCCGGCACAGCCCTCCGCAACCGTTCCCGGTCCGGCGGCCCCGCCCCTGAGGCTGTCCAGGCTCAAATCGCCGAACTGCGCCGCCGGCTCGAGAAGTAG
- a CDS encoding ATP-binding protein yields the protein MFLRAYEPLEKHLEVGKALIIFGPRRTGKTTILQQFLKKTHKRYKLDSGDNIRVRDILGSQDFSRIISYLEGYDIYAIDEAQNIPSIGMALKIIVDQCPNMQVVVTGSSSFELAGQIGEPLTGRKKTFILYPMSQLELLQSYNRFELTEGLSDFLVFGSYPEVLTASTYNKKKELLYELTQSYLLKDILAFDKIKHSRTLLDLLMLLAYQIGNEVSLNELATKLNIDVKTVQRYLDLLEKTFVIIRFNGFSRNLRDEVTNKAKYYFIDTGIRNALINQFNPLDMRNDQGALWENFMQVERIKYRTYKGMYAHSYFWRTYQQQEIDLIEEYEGKLHAFEFKWSSKKQVRPPKTWSTAYPDADYKVITPENYQSIIL from the coding sequence ATGTTTTTACGAGCCTATGAACCATTAGAGAAACATCTTGAAGTGGGCAAAGCGCTGATTATATTTGGTCCCCGTCGTACTGGAAAAACCACAATACTGCAGCAGTTTTTAAAGAAAACTCATAAAAGATATAAATTAGACTCAGGCGATAATATTAGAGTCAGGGACATCCTTGGATCACAGGACTTTTCACGGATTATTTCATATCTCGAAGGTTATGATATATATGCTATAGATGAGGCTCAGAATATTCCTTCTATCGGTATGGCCCTAAAAATTATTGTAGATCAATGTCCGAATATGCAAGTGGTGGTTACGGGCTCTTCATCTTTTGAGCTAGCTGGACAAATTGGAGAACCACTAACCGGTCGTAAAAAGACCTTCATATTGTATCCTATGTCACAATTAGAGTTACTGCAGAGCTATAACCGCTTTGAACTCACAGAGGGATTATCGGATTTTTTGGTTTTTGGTTCCTATCCAGAGGTACTTACCGCCAGTACGTATAATAAAAAAAAAGAGCTCCTGTATGAGTTGACCCAGTCCTACTTATTAAAAGATATATTAGCTTTTGATAAGATTAAACATTCCAGGACTTTACTAGATTTATTAATGTTGCTGGCCTATCAAATTGGTAACGAGGTTTCATTAAATGAATTGGCCACTAAGCTTAATATTGATGTAAAAACAGTCCAGCGATATCTCGATCTACTTGAAAAAACTTTTGTTATTATAAGGTTTAATGGCTTTAGCAGAAATCTTCGGGATGAAGTAACCAATAAGGCAAAATATTATTTTATAGATACTGGTATCCGCAATGCACTCATCAATCAATTTAATCCTTTAGATATGCGGAATGATCAGGGTGCGCTCTGGGAGAATTTTATGCAGGTTGAACGTATTAAGTACAGAACATACAAAGGAATGTATGCTCATTCTTATTTTTGGCGAACCTATCAACAACAGGAAATAGATTTAATAGAAGAATACGAAGGTAAACTCCATGCTTTTGAGTTTAAGTGGTCATCAAAAAAACAAGTAAGACCGCCAAAAACATGGAGTACTGCCTATCCTGATGCGGATTATAAAGTTATCACCCCCGAAAACTACCAATCGATAATACTATAG
- the tdh gene encoding L-threonine 3-dehydrogenase: MKAIVKHEAGVGVRMMDVPIPKVGPNDLLIKIKKVAICGTDVHIYKWDAWSQKHIRPPLVIGHEFVGEIVEIGSSVTGWQVGERVSGEGHIVCGTCRSCLAGRRHLCPNTIGVGVNRDGCFAEYLALPASNAWRVHPSIPDDVAAIFDPYGNATHTALSFEMIGEDVLITGAGPIGCMAAAISRHVGARRVVVTDVNPWRLELAMKLGATHTIDVTKDSVKAFIEREGMKGFDIGLEMSGSGTAFESMLEGMYPGGRIALLGILPPETKIDWDQVIFKGLHLKGIYGREIFETWYKMQAMLLSGLNIAPIITHRLPFDQYQKGFDAMLSGQSGKVVLSLD, encoded by the coding sequence ATGAAAGCAATTGTGAAACATGAAGCTGGCGTAGGGGTCCGTATGATGGACGTACCCATACCGAAGGTGGGGCCCAATGACCTCCTTATTAAAATAAAAAAAGTAGCCATTTGCGGGACCGATGTGCATATCTATAAATGGGATGCCTGGTCCCAGAAACATATCCGGCCGCCCCTGGTAATTGGCCATGAATTTGTAGGCGAAATTGTAGAAATCGGGTCTTCGGTAACAGGCTGGCAGGTTGGCGAGCGGGTTTCTGGTGAAGGCCACATTGTATGCGGCACCTGCCGGTCCTGCCTTGCGGGGCGACGGCACCTCTGTCCTAATACGATTGGGGTTGGGGTAAACCGGGACGGCTGTTTTGCCGAATACCTGGCCCTGCCCGCATCGAATGCCTGGAGGGTACATCCTTCGATACCCGATGATGTGGCGGCGATTTTTGATCCCTATGGGAATGCAACCCATACGGCCCTATCCTTTGAAATGATTGGCGAAGATGTGCTCATTACCGGCGCAGGCCCCATCGGCTGTATGGCCGCCGCAATCAGCCGGCATGTGGGAGCCCGGCGGGTTGTGGTAACCGATGTAAACCCCTGGCGGCTCGAGCTTGCGATGAAGCTGGGTGCGACCCACACGATTGATGTAACAAAAGACTCGGTAAAGGCCTTTATTGAGCGCGAAGGGATGAAGGGCTTTGACATTGGGCTCGAAATGTCCGGCTCCGGCACCGCCTTTGAATCGATGCTCGAGGGTATGTACCCCGGCGGCAGGATTGCCCTCCTGGGTATTCTGCCCCCTGAAACAAAGATTGACTGGGACCAGGTTATTTTTAAGGGCCTGCACCTAAAGGGTATTTATGGCCGGGAAATTTTTGAAACCTGGTATAAGATGCAGGCCATGCTCTTAAGCGGCTTAAACATCGCCCCGATCATTACCCATCGGCTTCCTTTTGACCAATATCAAAAGGGTTTTGATGCGATGTTAAGCGGCCAAAGCGGCAAGGTGGTGCTCAGCCTGGACTGA
- the gltX gene encoding glutamate--tRNA ligase, which translates to MEVRVRYAPSPTGLQHIGGVRTALFNYLFARSKGGKFILRLEDTDQTRYDPAYVQNLYDTFNWLGIHWDEGPDVGGPAAPYIQSQRFALYKEYAEKLVAMGQAYYCFCTEDRLEKIRKEREESKSSETGYDRHCRALDPAEAAKRAQAGESHVIRLKIPLGEVTRFHDHLLGDIEWKNDDVNPDPVLLKSDGFPTYHLANVVDDHLMQVTHVLRAQEWIPSTPLHVIMYKAFGWDHPEYCHLPMVMGQDGKKLSKRHGATSIDEFRRQGYLPEALINYVALLGASYEEGKDIYTVAELAERFSLDKLNKAPAIFDYKKLEWYNGQYIRMKSDAELATLIEPYAVSSGLFGEPGTAPSEAQRSLFVAAMPLIKERLSFLHEGPAKLTYLFDEPAMPQKEEFFPKKADLAVAINLLTMVRELVPAMARQSDEASEAMVKQYAEEKQVKMGDLMMPLRVAITGSRVSPPLFGSIKLLGEAKALARVDRALEYLRS; encoded by the coding sequence ATGGAAGTTCGCGTTCGCTATGCCCCATCGCCGACGGGGCTTCAGCATATTGGAGGGGTACGGACCGCCCTCTTTAACTATCTTTTCGCCCGGTCTAAGGGCGGAAAGTTTATTCTGCGCCTGGAAGATACGGATCAGACCCGGTATGACCCAGCCTATGTTCAGAACCTCTATGATACCTTTAACTGGCTCGGTATTCACTGGGATGAAGGCCCCGATGTGGGCGGTCCTGCGGCACCCTATATTCAATCCCAGCGTTTTGCCCTGTATAAGGAATATGCGGAAAAACTCGTAGCCATGGGGCAGGCTTATTACTGTTTCTGCACCGAAGATCGGCTCGAGAAGATCCGGAAAGAACGGGAAGAGTCCAAATCCAGCGAAACCGGATACGACCGGCACTGCCGCGCCTTGGATCCCGCTGAGGCCGCAAAGCGGGCTCAAGCCGGGGAAAGCCACGTAATCCGCCTTAAAATCCCCCTCGGAGAGGTAACCCGTTTCCATGATCACCTCTTAGGTGATATTGAATGGAAGAATGATGATGTAAATCCCGATCCGGTACTGCTGAAATCCGACGGTTTTCCCACCTATCACCTGGCCAACGTGGTGGATGATCACCTGATGCAGGTTACCCATGTACTCAGAGCCCAGGAATGGATACCCTCCACACCCCTGCATGTCATCATGTATAAGGCCTTTGGCTGGGATCATCCTGAGTACTGCCATCTCCCCATGGTTATGGGCCAGGACGGTAAAAAGCTCAGCAAGCGTCATGGAGCCACCAGTATTGATGAATTCCGCCGACAGGGCTATCTGCCTGAGGCTCTTATCAATTATGTGGCCCTCCTGGGTGCTTCCTATGAAGAAGGCAAGGATATCTATACTGTAGCCGAACTGGCAGAACGCTTCAGTCTGGATAAGCTTAACAAGGCCCCCGCAATTTTTGACTATAAAAAGCTGGAATGGTATAACGGCCAATATATCCGGATGAAATCCGATGCTGAACTGGCGACCCTCATCGAACCCTATGCCGTATCCTCTGGTCTTTTTGGCGAACCTGGAACAGCACCCTCAGAAGCACAACGGTCGCTTTTTGTGGCCGCCATGCCCCTCATTAAAGAGCGGCTCAGTTTTCTCCATGAAGGTCCGGCCAAGCTCACCTATCTTTTTGATGAACCTGCCATGCCGCAAAAGGAAGAGTTCTTTCCTAAAAAGGCCGACCTGGCAGTTGCCATCAATCTGCTTACCATGGTCCGTGAATTAGTTCCGGCCATGGCCAGGCAGTCCGATGAAGCATCGGAAGCCATGGTAAAGCAGTATGCCGAAGAAAAACAGGTAAAGATGGGGGACCTCATGATGCCCCTCCGGGTTGCCATTACCGGCAGCCGGGTGAGTCCGCCCCTCTTTGGTTCTATAAAGCTTCTCGGCGAAGCAAAAGCTCTGGCCAGGGTTGACCGAGCTTTAGAATATCTCCGTTCTTAG
- a CDS encoding DUF6675 family protein yields the protein MKQRKLAIILIYSLFLQNLQQNLHGQAFSASKPSLDLSFLPQELQQDLQESGFLTSFRMKPKTLKLVPFFSGRSDFIRRHETLEPHAVQEALFLLSPRPIATNKNNLYKLLMEAPSLAGLSYNRKKGGPVLLFRNVRFITTPDPVTLEAIIQVEDTEFGTIKFKTSLEYDETKIILKMINLDPLSYLVFPAVPPGQALVDIVYGMGPGASFVYTAWSVRAYLFIPSAATVETPLYRRAISLKNWFISLLETLE from the coding sequence ATGAAGCAGAGAAAACTGGCCATTATTCTTATTTATTCATTATTTCTGCAAAATCTACAGCAAAACTTGCATGGTCAGGCTTTCTCTGCTTCCAAGCCTTCACTGGACCTTTCGTTTCTTCCTCAGGAACTGCAACAGGATCTGCAGGAATCCGGTTTTCTTACGTCCTTCCGTATGAAACCCAAGACCTTGAAACTGGTACCATTTTTCTCAGGTCGTAGTGATTTTATACGCCGTCATGAAACATTGGAACCCCATGCAGTACAGGAGGCTCTGTTCCTATTATCACCTCGACCCATAGCAACCAATAAAAATAATCTCTATAAACTACTCATGGAAGCTCCCAGTCTCGCCGGTTTAAGCTACAATCGAAAAAAGGGTGGACCTGTTCTCCTCTTCCGGAACGTCCGGTTTATCACTACTCCTGACCCTGTTACACTTGAAGCGATTATCCAGGTGGAAGATACCGAATTTGGAACCATCAAATTTAAAACTAGTCTCGAATATGATGAAACCAAGATAATACTAAAAATGATAAATCTCGACCCGCTCTCATATCTGGTGTTTCCTGCTGTACCACCAGGCCAGGCTCTGGTAGATATCGTATACGGTATGGGCCCTGGAGCATCTTTTGTATATACTGCCTGGAGTGTTCGGGCTTATCTTTTTATACCCTCCGCCGCAACAGTGGAGACCCCGCTATATCGGCGGGCAATCAGTCTTAAAAACTGGTTTATAAGTTTATTGGAGACATTAGAATGA
- the rocF gene encoding arginase, giving the protein MNIRVIELPLDFGANRRGSDMGPSAMRLAGLKQVLTELGHTCEESFPGISVPAQEFLEEGDPQVRFLKPIAEACTALAERVEQAVDAGAFPLVLGGDHSIAIGTLSGLGAAYRKRNLRWGTLWIDAHGDFNTPESTPSGNIHGMSLAIACGYGHPDLVNLYGKFRKLDPANVALVGVRDLDPLEKVNMREAGVTVFTMTEVDRLGIAETARQLVAFFTSRVDRLHVSVDMDVMDPMIAPGVGIPLPGGFSYREVLLLAEELASSGILASAELVEVNPVLDVRNQTARMAVEIAGRLLGSRVY; this is encoded by the coding sequence ATGAACATCCGTGTGATTGAGCTTCCCCTCGATTTTGGTGCTAACCGGCGCGGCAGTGATATGGGGCCTTCGGCCATGCGGCTCGCAGGGCTAAAGCAGGTACTCACTGAGCTAGGCCATACCTGTGAAGAGTCCTTCCCCGGCATTTCGGTCCCCGCCCAGGAATTTCTGGAAGAAGGCGATCCCCAGGTCAGATTCCTCAAGCCCATTGCAGAAGCCTGTACGGCCCTAGCAGAGCGGGTAGAGCAGGCGGTCGATGCCGGAGCCTTCCCCCTGGTGCTGGGCGGGGACCACTCCATCGCCATCGGCACCCTCTCTGGCCTTGGTGCTGCCTACAGAAAACGGAACCTCCGCTGGGGAACCCTCTGGATCGATGCTCATGGAGATTTTAACACCCCTGAATCCACCCCTTCCGGGAATATCCATGGTATGTCCCTTGCCATTGCCTGCGGCTATGGCCACCCCGATTTGGTTAATCTCTATGGAAAATTCAGAAAACTGGACCCCGCCAACGTAGCCCTTGTGGGGGTCCGTGATCTGGACCCCCTGGAAAAGGTGAATATGCGGGAGGCCGGTGTTACGGTCTTTACTATGACCGAAGTTGACCGCTTAGGTATTGCGGAAACCGCCCGCCAACTTGTAGCTTTTTTTACATCCCGGGTGGATCGGCTTCATGTGAGCGTGGATATGGATGTGATGGACCCCATGATTGCTCCCGGGGTGGGTATTCCACTTCCTGGAGGTTTCTCATACCGGGAAGTACTGTTATTGGCGGAGGAACTGGCTTCATCGGGCATTTTGGCTTCCGCTGAATTGGTAGAAGTAAACCCCGTCCTCGATGTTCGCAACCAGACCGCCCGGATGGCTGTAGAAATTGCAGGGCGGCTTTTAGGTTCGAGGGTATATTAA
- a CDS encoding NUDIX hydrolase: MDKASNSNWYEKSRKRLFECSMFSVFEAERYTNKNNPGTFYLIDAPDWAGVIPVVNTPEGRKFVMIEQYRHGTGRRSIEFPGGIIDAGEDPVLAISRELLEETGYAAEMIIPLGSLSPNPAMMTNHFHAFVAEDCHLVQEPHLDEHEDIQVLLVPEDEAINLVGGEEMGHALMTAALFLYSRYLGRCL, encoded by the coding sequence ATGGACAAAGCATCCAATTCAAACTGGTATGAAAAAAGTCGTAAACGACTTTTTGAGTGTTCTATGTTCTCTGTTTTTGAAGCAGAACGGTATACTAATAAAAATAACCCCGGGACCTTTTATCTTATAGATGCCCCTGACTGGGCTGGAGTCATCCCGGTGGTGAATACCCCCGAAGGCCGTAAATTTGTTATGATAGAACAGTATCGCCATGGCACGGGCCGCAGGTCTATAGAATTCCCCGGCGGCATCATCGATGCCGGTGAAGACCCGGTTTTAGCCATTTCGCGGGAATTACTAGAAGAAACAGGCTATGCGGCGGAAATGATCATTCCCCTCGGATCTCTTTCTCCAAATCCCGCCATGATGACCAACCATTTCCATGCCTTTGTGGCGGAGGACTGCCATTTGGTCCAGGAACCCCATCTCGATGAACATGAGGACATCCAGGTCCTCCTGGTGCCAGAAGACGAAGCCATCAATCTTGTGGGGGGCGAAGAGATGGGCCACGCCCTCATGACCGCCGCCCTTTTCCTCTACTCCCGCTATTTGGGACGTTGTTTATGA